The genomic region CACGCCGCCGCCGACGTGCCGGCGCCGTCGTCCTGGTCGTCGAACTGGAGGTTCAGATCGACCATGAATCCAGCCGGATCGGCCATGATCTGCTCCTCCGGCGCCACGAAGAAGTTACCGGCCATGGCAGTGGCATCGCCGTCGTAGTAGCCGTGGCTGTAGTAACCCGCTCCGGCCGAGGCGTGATCCTGCATCTGCATGCAGTACGGCGCCGAGGTGTAGTACTGGTCGGCAGCCTCCTGGCCAGGCCAGTACATGgacgacggcggcgccgcggccggATGCTGCTTCTGGTCGTTGCCGAAGAACTGTACCCCGAGCAGCCGCGCCATCTCCTCGGAGTCCTCCGCGGCCACCGACGGGTCGAACGAGTGCCAGCTCGCCTCCGAGGCCTCCATTGTTCGATCGATCGATCTCTCTCCTGGCACTACGGACGACTAGACGAAGACGTACGCTGTTCGACGGCTGGCAGAGTACGTATGTTGTATCTCTTGTAGATGCCAGATTGCCAATGCGCGTGTGCAGACATTTATACCAGTAGCTGAATGTGGGAGTGGGACTACTCGTGATCTTGGGGTACACAAACGGAATGTTCCGCGCGCGGACAAGTCTGACCATTGCGCTTTCAACATCAGGGCAGCTTGCCGCCATTGTTTAACACACGCAGCATTCGCTCCAGTTGGAGATGCCGGACAGCTACCGGAGACCGCTGAATTTCGCGCAACCGCGGAATAGAAAAAACCGTCCGTGAGGCCATTGAAAGGGTGCGATGAGTGAGAAACTGAGAAGAGGAGTGCGGGATGATGATCATAAGAATAATGGTGGGAGTAAACAATCAGGATCATGATTAGGGTGAGCGCCGGTAGAGTAATGTGCAGCGGGGGTGGTCTCGACGTCTCGTACGAGCGATTTGAACCGGATGACGACGCACTCGGCGAAACGAGAAACACGGATGGTAGGACTGTAGTTGGGGACTTGGGGATTAAAGAAAGAAAGGCGATCGATGGTTGTGCAGGGGTTGGCAAAGATCGTGCGGAAGAGTTCCCTGTCATTATAATCTCCGCGGGCAATTTTCTGTTTTTGCTGCTTTCAAATCATTGATTCTGATCTTTTGCCTCCTCCTGCAGGGGGTTCGGGACTTGCATTTTTTTTTCCTCTTTGATGTTTTTTAGTACTAGTTTGTTGGCTAAAATTGGAGGGAAGAGAGAATAAATAAATGATTTGGTCGGCAGTTCGTGGTTAGTGAAAGTTTTGGATTAGTGTGGTCTCATTCGTGGGTTTGTCTGGTAGTCTCTCTGTTCATGTCCATGCATTATCTGTTCACAATGGCAAAGGAACAGCAACTTTGGACCACTGGTTCAGTGTCTCCACAAACAACATTGTGTTGTGCCAAACACTCGGAAAAAAAAACATTGTTGTGCTATATTTGGTACTCCCTCCGCGACAAGTAatatgaatcggagggagtattgtaAATTCTTTCACATCTGCGTGATATTTCATGTAAAAGAGCAATGACCTACCAGCAGAGAGGAAGTGGCATCGTGGCACGCCTAGAGATTTCCTCTCTCTAGTATCGAACCGATCTCTGGTAGGGATTGAATTTAGATTCATAGAGTTTCTTATCTCTTCTTTGCCCTAAATCACAAATCACAATATAGTCTGACTACATCCCCCTCCCCTACCCACCCACCCACCAGTTGTACCAAACTGAGACTTCTCTGCCCAAGGTCACTCCTTTGTTCGTCTCATGAAGCACATCATGCATGAGACCGTCCATCGCTTACTGACCTTTATGTTGCCTAATACTTCTCCATCCCAGTTCCCGACGTCCGCCGCAAGGGGGAGAGCAGGCCTTTGAAACCACTACTCGTATCTCCTTCCACGTTGCTCCTTTGCACATCTCACGAAACACAATGCACATGAGACCTCCCCTCGTTTACTAAGATTTATGTCGCCTGAGACTTTTCCATCCCGCTTCACGATGTCTACCGTGAGGGATAGCAGGCTTATGAGACCACTGCTTGCATCTCCTTCGAGATTGTCGCGGACAACTACCTCCTCCATGACACTTACTTCCTCCACGACATCTTGACAACCGATGCTGCTGCCACTACAAACACATCATCATCCACCACATTGTATATGCCATCATCACTTCTTTTAGGAATCACTTTTGGGACTTTGGTACTAGCAATCGAACTAGACCTGTTATATTTGTTTTACATACTAGATTACATGTCTAATTTGTTTTGAGCATCTACAACCGAACCCCCTTCCCTCCTAAACGTCTGGGCTGCCTTGCACCCCTCAAATCCAACCCATATGTGGGGCGGATTTGGGCCGCCTAGACATGCCCGGGTGCGACCGCCACATCGGACCCGATAGGACGGACCTACTCCAAATAAGAAATTGACCAAGTTCACCAAGTCATCCGCCCTCTCTTTATCGACGAGTCATCGTCCTCCTCCACCCTTGCTCCTCGTCTATGCTGCAGTCCTAGATGTCGACGCCCACTATAACATCCCCTACCGCCATTGATGATGGCTTGGCCGAGTCCGTGGGTGTCATGACCGTCGTGAGCAAGGTGGAGACCGTTGCCCGGAGAGAGCGTTGTGCAGCAGCCGCCCTCGAAGCAGCGGAGAAGGAAGCTGCATTGAAGGACACATTCGTCAGATCAATTTTTGGATGATTGCTTCGTTGTGATACATCTTTTAGGACACATTCATGATGAACATGATAAATGATGGTCAAGAAGCTCCACATTATGACTTGATACCAATGACCTTTTGTTTGATATTGGGCAAACACCGGGTACTAAAAAAGGAAGGCATAAAAGGCAAGAGGACTGACATGCACAAGCCATGAAGATGTGTTGTTGTGTGATGCTTGGTAGGCCATAAGGATGGATCATGTTTGTGGAACCGATGAAAAGGGCATAAAGTATTGGCGGAAAATCCACAAACATTATCATGAACACAAGCACTATGTGGAGTTGATTGGTATCCATCCATACCACCTACAATGAGGGCTCTCTCCAACATAGATGGGCCACCATCCAAGAGTGCATGAACAAATTTTGCAGTTTCTATGCACAAGTGGTTGGACAAAACCAAAGTGGCATTGGAATCCAAAGCCATGTAAGTTTGACTTGCTTCACGTTGTCATCATTTGTATTGCTTGCTTCCCTTCTTGCATTATCTTGAGTGATTGTTGCTTGCTAGATGGGGTTGGCCGCCACTTTGTACCAACAAATTGAGAAAACCAAATCATTCACTATGATTGGAAAACTGAAGTGGCAAACCCCTTATGATGAGCTCAGGAACCCCACCAAGAAGATGAAGAACAACAATGACTCAAGCTCCCATCAATTTATTGGATTGGATGGACATGATGATCCAAGTGGAGGGACTGGGGGAAAGAGGTCATGGCAAAGAGCAACGACAGGTGATGGGAAAGAAGTGGGAGAAGGAGAGGACCGCGCGTGACGGTGGGACAAGAAAAATGTCTGTCACATGGACATACATTTTTccaccaaggagaagaagaagctcTTCTTGGATGTGCAAAGGAAGAGAATGTTGTTTGGCCGAGAGAGGGTCCGCGAGAGGTTGAGCATTGAGAGGGAGAAAATAGACATAGAGAAGCAAGAAAAATGGGTAAAATGGGAGCTTGAAAAGGCGAAGACATTGGAATCAATTGAGCTCAAGAAAGAGAAACCAAGGCTTGTGAGGGACACGGGGATTCGAGGATCATGTTGCAGGATACTTGCCTCTTGGATAAGGAAAACAAGAAGTGGTTCAACAACGAGAGGAAGGAGATCAATGAGCACAAAAAGAGAGCCGTTTGATTCATTCGTGTATGCCTATGTATGAATTCATGGATTTCATTTTTGGCATGTATTGAATGGTTGAATTGTGGATTATCTTCGTTTGTTGAATTATTGAATTGGTGATTAATTGGGCATGTGTTTGCATGACAAATGAGGGGCGGGCTGGCGCTGTCCACAGACGCGCCCGGGCATGCTCGCGGATGTTTAGGGGGTCACATTTGCACAGtcaggttgtagatgctcttagtactTCCGCCGGTCCGATTATCATGGCTTCTATGTTCATCATGTTTTATCTACGGTGTTTCTAAAATAAATATAATATATGGAAAATTGCTCATATTCCCTACAATTCATTGTTTTGGAAAACAAAATTGTAACAACTTGTGAATATATTTCCTTTTCTGCATATCTTACTTGCACTATTACACAGAACACAATATATAGCCAAGTACATTGCTGTCGAACCCCCACCGTCAACTAGTTGTACCAGACTGAACTTTCGAGCTTAGTCGAGTTGCCATTGCAACAGCTAAGAAGAAGAAAATAAGCGAATGCTTCTACTTGTTTACAACTTCTTTTAGTTGGATGTCCCCGGAGGGACTACTTGTTTACAACTTTAATCAGTCCGTAAATCCAAATGTGATCGCATACGTATTTGTTTTCAGAAATATTTGTACTTGCATAGCTTTCTCGTTGGGATAAATGTATAAACTTGTTGTTTCTTGCTTTCTTTTCGAGCTGGCAAATCTGTACTTCGGCGACAGTACAGTACTTTATCCTCTGAATATTTTCCCACAGTTCTCGGTAGGGTTCGGAGCCAATTGGGGTTCGACAGCTGCAGTGCCTTGGCATTGCGTCCTGGTCTTCGCATAGTTAACTTGTTAACGTACGATCGACAAGACCGCAGCCAGATATGAAAATAGTGCCACGTTATAGCCACGTCCAACAACCATATAAGAGAAAAGAATGGGAAGAAAACTGGGGCCATATATTTGGTCTACTCCCGACGAGATTCTTGTCATCTTGCGCGATGCAGAAAATTAtctttttgagcatcagtacataTACAAGCGCTCAGAGCCGGCATATACATATACAAAGGCTTTGTTTGGTTGCGTACATTTTTTTTCCTTCTTGTATTTGTGGTTCATATGAGACGTGCTGAGCTAATGTTGGCTTGAAAGCATATTTTGCATATAATTTGGTTGTCTGTATATTGCGTTCCTGCATCAAGGCAACAATTTCTGCCCCGTGTTTGGTTGTCTGCGTATGGGTGTTCTGATGCGCTGCATGCTCTATGGTTGCACACATTTGACTGGTTTTTACTAACCTTGTATCCTATGTGGTTAGCTTACCATCTACCATCCTAACACGTGTTTATTCCATTACATACGATCACAAAAGTAAAACACCATCAGAATCGCAACGAACTGGACCATGATGACAAAGTTCTTCAGCTCACACAACCTAAATTGAGCAGCAACCTAACCACGATGACAAAGTTCTTCCGCCCACACAACGTAAATTGAGCAGCAACCTTGCGAACTTCATCATTGTTGTTTTGTTCGAGTAGGAATTTGTGATGCTCATCATTTACCTGTTGCATTATCTTAAACCCTCCTTTGAAAGGAGTAGCATGGGTAACTCTTGACCTGTTCATTGCATGTTCACCATAAATTGTATACTCCTGAAACCCCACATTTATACACAATATTACCAATTCATCTGCAGATTAATAGGAGAGCAACGATTCAAGCACCAGACAAAGAAACACAACATCTTCGTCAGCAGTGCATATAGCATGTTCTTTGTTGCTAATGTTCATTTTGCTTGCCACAAGCCGATTTGGAGATCCAAGGCTCCTCCGAGATGCAAATTCTTTATGTGCCTTGCGGTACATCGAAGGTGCATGACCGCTGATAACCTGGAGCGTAGGGGTTGGCCTTCTAATGGAAACTGCCCGTTGTGCCTCTCGACTCATGAagactgtacacacctttttgtgCATTGTGCCTACACACAACAGGTTTGGATGAAATCCAGGGAATGGACGCGCGCTGATTTTCGAATTCTGAATGATAGTTTCATCAGTACAGAAGACTGGTGGCTGACTGCGCGAAAGGAGGTTCCCAAGAACGATCGGCGCAATTTTGACACCATTACCATACTGCTGCACTTGAGGATTTGGAAGGAACAGAATGCCAGAGTTTTTGAGCATGTGGCATGTAGCATTGACAGGTTGTTGGATCTAATCAAAGATGATATTAGGGCTTGGAGAGCTACTGGCTGTGTTAGCgatctcttttagtttcttctcttttctagtCTTCGTGTGGGCTCAGGTTGGGCCTGCTTTCTTTGTTTCTTCAGAGTTCATACTCTGTCAGCAGACAGCTCTGGAGCGCCTAGACTGTCTTGCCTCTTGTACCCCCCTTACTTCTTATTAAAGAACGTCTTATGGCCCTTCAATCCAAAGAAACACAACatctgaaaaagaaacaacatagacatgcatgATCATATACCCAAAAGGCGGCACAAGTTCGTCCTAACTACTATGGTGTCATCCTACCATCACATCTAAAAAGAGGATGTAATCCTAACACCGCAAGTTCACCAACACCATGAGGGGTTAGTATGTATCACATCATCAAGATATATAGGCCAACAACAATTTTCAAGCCCTACCTACCATTCCAAatgtacatcatcatcgtcatcgtcgtcaatCACCATGCACGACATCTAGGGACGGAGCTCATGTGTGACCACCGGTGTCAGATGACACTAGTGTCGATCGATGCCGATCAGCCCTTAAACTCGCACTCTTGAAAAACGTTTTCTTTGACACTAGCCAGAAAAGGTGATTGACCCCAGCCAACCAGAGAAGTCCGAAACTCAGCCTAGTTTCCAGGGGCGCTCCTATGTCTCGCTTCATGCGAGACAGAGGGAACGCTCGCCTGAAGTGAGCCGAGAGTTGGGCCAGCCCAGGCGCGCGAGAGCCATGACCACgtattttgtcttttcttttttttgcgttttttgtttttgttttttgcttcttctttttttattttttatacttccaaatattctaaataatATACTACCAAAACGCTTTACataatatttgaaaaaatgttaacaagcatttgaaaaatgttaaatgtgtttagagaaaatgtttctcatgtatacaaaaaatataaaatTTGTGTGAAAAtctaatcatgtatttaaaaaatgttagtcAAGAATTTAAAATATTGTTAAATAAGTATTTGAATCATGTTAATCAATTATTTGAAAAAAGTTAAAGTGTAtataaaatgttgaccatgtattcaagaaatattaatcttgtatttgaaaaaatgttaatcttgtattttaaaatgttaatcaagcattcaaaataaataaatgtcTGCAGAATTttttttgaccatgtattaaaaaataataatgttgtacttgaaaaatgttaatcaagcatttgaaatgaatattaaatgtctttagaaaaatgttgaccatgtattaaaaattattaaacttgtatttgaaagaTGTTAAACATGTAGTATAAAAATGTATTAGATACATGCCAAAAATGTATTAGATACATGCCAAAAATGTAAAATCCATATGAAAAAAATAGACATAAAAAATTAAGTTTTCataaaatgttaatcatatattttCAAAAGTGTTAAacgtgtatatgaaaaatgtttctgatgtataagACATATGTTGAATCTGTACCGGAAAAAGTTAATGCGTGTTGAATAAATAAGAAACCGATGAAATCGACAGGAAAAGAAAACTAATGAAAACTAAAAATAGAAACAAAAGAATGAAAAATAGAAGAAATCAATGCAAAAGATTGAAACCgggaaagaaacaaagaaacccaatgtaaaccaggaaaaagcaaagaaataaaacaaaaaaaaaggaaaaccgaGAATGAAACaaataaaaatgaataaaaaacaaaaaatatgaaaaccgagaaagaaatgTCGAATACCAATGATAAAggtaaataaaatagaaaaatcaAAGAAAATCGGGAAAGAAAACAAAGACAAAATAACCACATAAGAAAAAGATAAAATTCGGTCACTTAATAATGTTGTCAATGGTCTAGATGAGAGCAGAAGACCTAAACAACTTAAAAGGAAATGTTGTGTTCGAGTAAAAGTAAATGAGAAAAAAATCAGTATTATTATCTAAAAGAGAAGTTAAACTCAGTAAAACTGAAAAGGAAATGTTGTGTTCGAGTCCGGCTCGGACGCCGCAGAGAAGTTGGCACCGTTTAGTGCTGCAAATCCGAAACCACCAAGAAGAAAGTTCAATGAGAATCGTCATATCTCCGACTATTTATATagcagttttgctaaagcacatctaaatgtgtcataagtattgcacatctaagtcctatgtcttTGATTTTACACGGAGATTCGTGTGgctatttccttttttctttttgtttcttttttatacTTGATTGTATCACTTGGATGTGCAAATAACTAGGGCCCTAGACAAAcccaaaaatgaaaatgaaaaagaaaatacCCACACGAATCTTCACGTAAGATCAGTGATATAGGACATAAATGTACAATACTTATAGCacatgtgctttagcaaaactagAAACAAATACATACTACAAAGATTCGCATACTTCCTCCTTCCACGTACCGAACAGATAATATAACACTCccaccgtcccaaaataagtgactcaatttgttagtacaaagttgagtcatttattttgggacggaggaagtacacgAAGAACTGATAAGCAACAAGACACGAAAGAAACCAAACTAACCCAATCTTGTACCCATCACGAGCACTTTTCGCCCCTCTCCAAGTTTGATCAAGAAGCTACATTAAACCCATTAACAGTCGCGCAAAGGGCGCCCTCTCCGCTATGCCACGTCGGTTCACTGTGCTCGTCGATTGGGCAAGTTGTGTTGCTTTCTATTGGCTGGTCGTGGCTGATATACCCAAGAGAAAGCTTACGAGGGAAGGGAAAGAAGGCCTCTGTACGCATGAACCCCACCTTCTCCATCCCTACACGCAACCTCTTCCTCTCCTCCGCATCTTCTGTCAGGGGCCCTTGTGGCTGCAGCAGAGGGCAGTCAAGGGGGCGAGCAGGATGGGTCCAGCCGATTTCTTCGCCGGATCTGGAGCCCAGGGGCGACGCCGACGAGCACGCAGCCACGCCAACGTCGTTGCCTCGAGAGAGGAGTGGGTgggaggagaaggcggcggcggctcgagggCAAGGGTCGGATCTTCTCGCCTGATTCATGGCGTAAGTGGATATGGGTTTTGGTATCGATTCCCTTTTCTAATTCAAGTTCTTGCGGAAGTCTCGTACAGAATTGGCGTTCTAACTTTATCTCAGCGGATCTATTTTTATCAGAGTTTAGAAAAATCCTCTAATCACAAGTTGGAACCCGATTTGCTTTCTTCCCTTCAGACTCCAGTTCATGCAAAAATACGAACATAGCTTTCCTGTACCCAAGACCAAGAAACGAGCGTTTGGAGTTACCCTGTTCAGAAAAATAAGCTGAAcattttcttttcatttttgtCCAGGGCATGCTTGATCGTATTACTCTTAATTTAGCACAGTTCTATGTTTATTGGAAAAGTACCAGTTAATCAGTAAGTCGGTTCACTTAGCTGAAAATGACACTAAAGGTCTCAACAAGTGTTACTTGCTGCCCAAAATCAGCAGTTTCCAATTTTCTCCTCAATTTCTGCAAGGAAAAGAAAGACGATAGTTATTTAGACCCGCCCCCTCCTTTTTCCAACTCCTCCCTCTTGATTCCTGGGTGTTATCTTATCAAATCGAGGTGATTTTAGCTTCCCCTAAAGCAACGGGCTCATCGCCCATGCCCATCCTCCTCGTCTCGTTATCGTCTCCGTTAGCAGGTGAGATATCATGCTTCCTCTCTGGTCTCGATTTCGTGTTGCTATTCTACTGTGTGTTGTATGCCAAAACTTATTGGAAAGCCACGTGGCTTTCAGCAGTCTGCACCCCACCAAGGTGTGGTGGCCGGTGGAGTTGACTTATTAGCTCGCATGCACTTGCTTAATTGATTCTGCATGGCAGCGATGATTTATGTTGGTTTTCCATGACTAGGTGATTGTCCGATGGGTTATGCATCCATGCGTGTAAATAATCAGGTTTCTGGCAAGGACACATGACATGATTATTTCTACTCCCGCATGTACTCTGCTGTATTTTATACCAAGGATGAAAGCTAGAGGTGGATGCAAATTTCTTGCTCATGGGTTGTTAATGAGGCAACCTTCATGGTGAATTTGTTAATTCATTCTATGAATTAATAAGTAAAACATCTTTTCTATTCGAATTGAATCTATCCAAGGAGCCTCTCGGGCAACAACATCGTCTGCTTCTTGTTTCAATTATAAAGTTTGGGCTATCTAAACCTGAAAAATTCAGTGATGTATATATGGACAGTATGAGTTTCACTATTATACTTGAAAATGATGATGTGTTGTTCTTTCCCCTCTCGCACCTATAATTATGAGTTCACTAATTACTATTCTTATTCCATTATGTTCAGTATCAAGCGGGTTTCTCTTGATGTGTACAATAGTCGAACAAATTTTTTATGGTATGACTTTTTTCATATCAAGCTGAAACTAGATTTATTTGTTGGTTGTGTTGTTCATTATTTCTTCCTTTGCTTGATGTTCAGCGTGTTGATGCTGCATGGAAGCATTGGAAGCGAAAAAAACCCTTCACATACCTAAATGTAAGTGAATCTCCCCGTCTTAATTTAGGTTGACCTTGCAGTCTCGCTTACCCGTTCTGCTTCGCCCATCGTTCAATGTAGTTTATGTTGAATAGCTAGGTTGGTCCATGAGATCATATATTGTACTACCGTTTATTTAACCCAACTGCTACATTGAATATTGATAATCTGAACACAaaatgttgcaattttcattttgAACTTTTCTGTGCAAGTGGATAAAGCTAGGTCTGTACTTCTGGACCAAAACCAGTTTTGCATGGTCATTTCTTTAAAGAAAGGTTCAGAGCTTCTCAGAAGGAAAGGAAAATACCACCTGAACTTTTAGCTTTCCACATATGTGTGATCACTTGCTGAGTTTTCCACGTCATAAGCTTTTCTTATGAATTTATGGGATTTTAGATTTTAATCGGGTCTCGCAGTTCTGAGTTTTAATTCATGTGCAACAGTCACAAACAGATCTGTCTTGCATTCTAAATATTGCAGCCTTGAACTTATTTACATTTCAGTTAACTTTTGTTCACAAGTGACTGCCACTGTTCTGAATCTGCAAATTGTAGTTGAATTCTTTAATACATCTATGCCATCTATAGAAAAGCATGTCCTCACGTGGCACTGTGCAAGACCACAACGATGAACATCACTTGGCGAACAAGTCTCGAATCAATTTCGATTTGCGATGGTCTGCTCAGAGGGCGTTCTGGCGATGCGTGGTTCCGTCCTATTTTAGTAGGGATGTATCTCTTCTACAATCTTTTGGTACTTTTGTAGATTAGGATGTTTAATTCTTTTTCAATGATAGTTTAATAGTAGTCAAGATATGGGATCTGCATGTCCATTTTATTTTAATGCATATATATGTTTTTACTCTTAATTACATCTCTGGGAGTATTATGCCCATTCAAGAAGCAAAAGCCATAGCCTCTCCAACAAGGTTTTCAATATAAAGGGGGAAATTTGAAGGTGTATAAGGTAAATATGCAGAGCTCTAGGTATATTCCGTAATAAATTTTCTTTATACATTTCATTATAATTAAAAAGGAAATACGAATGAGGTGCCTGTTGTCAGTTGCAATCACAAATCTAAGAATCCCCCTTTAAATGTaattgataaattgatcaaagagTAATTGTTTGCCTCCCTTCCCCCACTGCGTAGAGAGTGTGAGAACCACACAGCTATAGGGCTAACCCTGAATGATTGCTTATCAATTTCAGCTACTACAATTATTGTGTAGATTCAAGTAGTGTGTTGTAGTTACCATGTCATTTATTTACACAAGAGAAGTTTTTGTGAAGCACCAGCATAGGATAGCTTTTGAAAGTTTTGGGAAGCCCTGAAGGACATGTTTAGAAGTGGCTGCATAGATGGTATGCATAACATTGCTTTGCAAACCTTTAGGATGCTAGATTGAATCACTAGGAAGAAGACTAATGGTGGCATGATATTGTGTTCTGTCATGCCCTCACTCCTTTTCCCTCTTGTCAACGGTACTACTTTCAGGTGAAATACGCAGAGAACAATTTGAAGGAGTACATCCACGGAGACGATGATATCCTACCAGTCAAGCTTGGAGATGGACCACCATCACGACGATCGCTTCATGCTTGGAACTGACAAGAGGGCCACCATCACGACGAACTAATCATAGTTTCGCCACCACCCAAACATCCAGCAAGGTGACATCTGCACCTTCCTTTTCAAGCACAAGCAAGGGCGCTGCCTCTCTCTCTCATGTGCACCGTCTCTAGACACACCACCGTCAGCGGCATCTATCGTCTATACATATGATCCATGTATGGTCTTTAGTTTCTCTCTTATGACTTAATATGTCTATGCTCTGATGACCCAGTGAACTATGTATTTAGTTTCTCTCTAAGACTTAATATGCCTGTGCTCTGATTATCCAGTGAACTATGTCTCTCTTTTGGAGATCGCCCACCTTTGGGAGGATGGTAGAGTTTGATTTCAACCGATCGCCATGCTCTGTGATACCTTTTAGAGGATGTTGAGTTTGATTTCAACAGATCGCCATGCTTTGTGATCAGTCATCCATCTTGTAAGACTGTCACCTCCCTGTTAAAATTGACATGCGTGCTTTATGAGCTAATATTGTGCTGCTGCAGTTCTACTTCATGTATTCTCTTTTAACAATTGACACTCACTTGCGCTGCATAAACACGTTACCAAATGCTCCAGCAAGATTAGTACGCACAATACCGTAGAGGAGGAGTAAGTATACTACATATGTGGCCGTGCTAGGCGGCA from Triticum aestivum cultivar Chinese Spring chromosome 4A, IWGSC CS RefSeq v2.1, whole genome shotgun sequence harbors:
- the LOC123085001 gene encoding uncharacterized protein isoform X2 — its product is MPRRFTVLVDWASCVAFYWLVVADIPKRKLTREGKEGLCTHEPHLLHPYTQPLPLLRIFCQGPLWLQQRAVKGASRMGPADFFAGSGAQGRRRRARSHANVVASREEWVGGEGGGGSRARVGSSRLIHGRVDAAWKHWKRKKPFTYLNVKYAENNLKEYIHGDDDILPVKLGDGPPSRRSLHAWN
- the LOC123085001 gene encoding uncharacterized protein isoform X1 yields the protein MPRRFTVLVDWASCVAFYWLVVADIPKRKLTREGKEGLCTHEPHLLHPYTQPLPLLRIFCQGPLWLQQRAVKGASRMGPADFFAGSGAQGRRRRARSHANVVASREEWVGGEGGGGSRARVGSSRLIHGRVDAAWKHWKRKKPFTYLNKSMSSRGTVQDHNDEHHLANKSRINFDLRWSAQRAFWRCVVPSYFSRDVSLLQSFGTFVD